From Paraflavitalea devenefica, the proteins below share one genomic window:
- a CDS encoding chryseobasin-related MNIO class RiPP peptide yields the protein MKLPKTLLTAIVIGIAVQTATSCSKDKDLPDTKAKKEAKEEEKNKPPYPCPACGMG from the coding sequence ATGAAATTACCCAAAACGTTACTCACGGCCATCGTGATTGGCATTGCCGTACAAACCGCCACTTCCTGCAGCAAAGACAAAGACCTGCCGGATACCAAAGCAAAGAAAGAAGCCAAGGAAGAAGAGAAAAATAAACCTCCCTATCCCTGCCCAGCCTGCGGAATGGGTTAA
- a CDS encoding coiled-coil domain-containing protein, producing the protein MMPLLLLVSLYEFRQFLQIVLWIAVPATLIAVFLTIFFHYRRKKKQQGLELAFEEEESWSEKLLQNPVMPSIQPVVDGQAEQLPDWLASANPENTSLLKKYEQEVRRYRENYAILEQDFRELEGKYTDLRNKAYSADKEADMKLVAQLQQEIKEYKDKISQLQQAANVHPENDEILQYKTENEELTEQLQQVEKLLQQFQEENNRLQLLVTAGNDAAVAGDAGADERIQALQQLLAQTEAERKTLKEKLAEKEYLPDVLEEKKLHIDFLQHQLEQRIKNYHTLEQQAGESASQLQQLQNTAAGFDQQIRQLNDELQLRQQQSAEWQTALKNSREEGEQQQEVIRAKAGHIEVLEKNIQDLQEQQGTLQTAIAGHQDSVRTLQENLATEQQKAASLENKLELSSQLLVKIYTELAKSLNHHGLIITTGQAALTEGSPATKDEVLQLEG; encoded by the coding sequence ATGATGCCGCTATTGTTGCTAGTATCCCTTTATGAATTCAGGCAGTTTCTCCAGATCGTATTGTGGATTGCTGTGCCTGCTACCCTGATCGCTGTATTTCTTACTATTTTCTTTCATTATCGCCGCAAGAAGAAACAGCAAGGACTGGAACTGGCTTTCGAAGAGGAAGAAAGCTGGTCCGAAAAGCTGCTGCAAAATCCCGTAATGCCTTCTATCCAGCCTGTTGTGGACGGACAGGCTGAGCAATTACCCGACTGGCTGGCCAGTGCCAATCCCGAGAACACCTCTCTGCTGAAGAAATATGAGCAGGAAGTAAGGCGGTACAGGGAAAACTACGCTATCCTGGAACAGGATTTCCGGGAGCTGGAAGGAAAGTATACCGACCTGCGCAATAAGGCTTATAGTGCAGATAAAGAAGCAGATATGAAACTTGTGGCCCAATTGCAGCAAGAGATAAAAGAATATAAAGACAAGATCAGTCAGTTGCAGCAGGCTGCCAACGTCCACCCGGAAAATGACGAAATACTTCAATATAAGACCGAAAATGAAGAACTGACTGAGCAGTTGCAGCAGGTGGAAAAGCTTTTACAACAGTTCCAGGAAGAGAATAACCGCCTGCAGTTATTGGTCACTGCAGGGAATGATGCGGCTGTTGCCGGTGATGCCGGCGCCGATGAGCGCATTCAGGCCTTGCAGCAATTATTGGCGCAAACAGAAGCAGAGCGAAAGACCCTGAAAGAGAAGCTGGCTGAAAAAGAATACCTGCCTGATGTATTGGAAGAAAAGAAGTTACATATTGATTTTTTACAACACCAGTTGGAGCAACGTATCAAAAACTACCATACACTGGAACAACAGGCCGGAGAATCGGCCTCTCAACTGCAACAATTGCAAAATACCGCTGCCGGATTTGATCAGCAGATCAGGCAGCTCAATGATGAATTACAGTTGCGGCAGCAACAGTCTGCCGAATGGCAGACTGCCCTGAAAAACAGTCGCGAAGAAGGGGAGCAGCAGCAGGAGGTCATTCGCGCCAAAGCCGGGCATATTGAAGTGCTGGAAAAAAACATACAGGACTTACAGGAACAGCAGGGGACCTTACAAACAGCCATCGCCGGTCACCAGGACTCCGTGCGTACTTTGCAGGAAAACCTGGCCACCGAACAGCAGAAAGCTGCCTCCCTGGAAAACAAACTGGAATTGAGCAGCCAGTTGCTGGTGAAGATCTATACTGAATTGGCAAAATCACTGAACCATCACGGACTGATCATCACTACCGGTCAGGCAGCCCTTACGGAAGGTAGCCCTGCCACTAAAGACGAAGTACTGCAATTGGAGGGATAA